From the Gossypium hirsutum isolate 1008001.06 chromosome A02, Gossypium_hirsutum_v2.1, whole genome shotgun sequence genome, the window GCCATTTACAAATATGAACAGGCCGAGATTTGGGCAagcataaagtatgttaatatcattATTAAGCCCGGCCAAAACCCAGCCCAACCCATGGGCACCTCTATAATCAACTACATTTTCACAACCCTTAATTCAACCTCCACGTTGATTTGGGGGACAGCTTTTATATTAGGGTATAGATGGCATGACAGAAAATTAAAGGTGATTACAATTTCATGCAAAAGATGCTACTTACCATTTTTATCCCCAGTGTCGGAGCTATCATCAGAAATTTTGCCTAAATGAAAAAGATGCTCCGAATAGTCAGCCAGGAATAGCGAAAACTCAGTGTAATCAGAgcattgaaagaaaataaataaacttaaattgaTAAAACTAGAAACTAAATCATAGCATTCTCAATTGAAAAAGAATATTGTGATGGCACCAAGACAGACTTCTCACAATCGAAGgcattacctttttttttttttttactttttttctctaGGCCACTTGGTGACTATCACTTGGTTAGATAATCAGTCTGACTATAATCCAAGGTGCTTGTTTGGAAGTATGTGggagaaagagagaaaatagaAATGCAAAACACTACAAAGAGGAATCAATTACATACACAAAAAAAGGACTCTCACTCTCTAACTTCTCAGAGATTATATGCTATTAACAAGGACTCAGGCAAAAATAGCATTTTGAGACAACTGTTGAGAAACTTATAATGTCAATTGGTGGCAGGTAGGTAACACGTGTAAAGAAGAAACAAAGCctgaaaagagatttttttttttttttggtatacgATCAAGTGGTTAATATCTAATGGGGAAAGCCTGCAAAGAGTTGAATGCTTAAAAACAATCACTTCCATCATTAGCTATAAGCTTTGGTTTATTCCTAACTTATTCACTTGGTCCAGCCAATGGAATGCAGATGAGCTCGAATGAATCTTACCATTCTCATGCACAGCAGCGGATGTAACCTTCAATGGAGATGCCTTCTCAGCAGAAGCTCTTGAAGGCCAACTTTCTGTGGGACGAATGATCAAAGCCCTTGGACTTTCCCTAGGGATAAAACCGGCATCAGCCTTAGGTGTGTTGGGTGTCTCTTCATCATTATTGAAAAATGGAACCTGCAGATATtgattaacaaataaaataaacatatgtTAGAATTGTAACCTCATATATCACACAATCTAATCATAGTTTAACTCAGAAATCAGAGCTACTAATTTCATAAGAAGTAGGACCCTCACCTTTGGACCATTATTATTAGGATAATATTTCCTTGCAGGCAACCTAATCCGCCTTTGGGAAAGGTACCGAGAAGTCAATAAAGGCGATATTCTAGCAGGAGCAGGTTTGTCCACCACCTGATAAAATCATTAGCAGTCAATCAATTGATACTATCGTATCTTAATTGAAAACAAGAGCATTGGTATCTTGAAGAGAGAAAGAATGATCTATAACAGCACGCAAGCGACTCAAACTAGAAAAACCTAAGCAAAGTCAGAAAGTTACAGGCATGCTGGAAATTCCATACTGAACCGACGGTGCAGTCCCAGCCTGACCAATTGACATTTGAGGCATTGCAGGGAGTGTACTGTAGGGGTTTATAATAGTCCCTGGTTGTACTACAGCAGCAGTCTGTGTAGCAGACCTGTCAAACAGAACATGCAGGATTAAGCTCCACATGAAAATCGCATAACTAATTGGATGACGGTGGAGAAAACATATTCAGGCACCCTTTTGCACAGACATGTGCAAAGGTACAAGAAAGAATTATGCTTAGTAATAACTATGCATATGCATGTAGGCAGGCATATATATATGCcagtaaaaaaagaagaaaaatctgaAGGATTACACATACGATAGGCCAATATTATTCTGACCAAAAATGCCAGATCCACCACCTATAATGTCAGCAACATCATTATAGTCAGAATCATCAAAGAAAGCTCAAACTTCAATGAGAATATTCAAGATAAAACTTCTCCTACCAGGTTGTGTCTGACCAAAATTGCTAAAGCTGAAAGCACCACCGGTCTGAGCTGGTTGAAAAGGTGAAGCAAAAGAAGGCTGCACAAACAGGAGTCAAACTACAAACTTAAGGCTCAAAAACAGGTAAGAAAAGCATGCATGGTTATTACATAAAGACTCATGTACAGACCTAGAGAGTACTATAGCAAATTATAATAAGCAAAACTCCTAGAGTCTTAAAgctcataaaaaatttaaaagctacCCTCATAAAAATATCAACAATGAATCTTCATTCAACAAAAGGGTAGGCACCTAAACGCAGAAATTAAATCAGATATCTACTCAACTTATCAATCAATCATACACCACAGGGTTCAATAGTGGACAATTAGTTGGAATTCTTAATccaataaaagaaagaagaaaaggcaGGTAATTCTGTGAGCAGCAACAGTGTGATGAAAATGTACAGAAAAAGAGAACTTGGTCAAAAAAGGCAACAAACTTTATAGCATCTTTCTGTAACCAAATAACAGAAGCTAAGGAtcataaatataatgaaaaagaaagatgattgTAAATATTTCACAAGTGGCTTACAGTTGTTGGGCCGAAGGCCGCTGGGTTGCTAGAAGGAGCCAATGATAGTGAGCTTGAAAACATATTCCCACTAAATCCAGTGGAAGGTGTGTTGAAAATGCTTGTTTGACCGAAGTTACTAGTATTCTGTCCAAAGGTAGAGGTCATCTGGCCAAAAGCATTGCCTGTCTGTCCAATTGCAGGGGAAGAATTGAACAGAGGTGATGTCTGACTGCTGCCAAAATTTATGCCTGGGGCAAATGCTGAAGTTGTTGCTGGAGCTGCACCAGTACCAAAAATGGACGGTGAAGATGAAAATGGAGTGACAGATGAGCCAAAAAGAGATGAACCGGTTCCAAATGTAGGAGTAGATGATGAACTAAATAATGAAGTTGAAGAAGCTTGACCAAAAAGGCTTGATGATGTTGGTTGAAAGGGGTTTGATGTAGTAGTCGAGGTTGCAAAACCTGTACTATTGAAGGATGGAGGTTTTAAACTAAATGGGTTGGTACTTGAGCTGGAAAAAGGATTTGCAGATGTTTGGCCAAATGTTGAAGAACCGAAAGGATTTGTAGATACAGGTGACGCACCAAACCCAATCCCTCCAGTAGCCTGAGCAGCTGGCTGCAGTCCACCTGATATTTCAAATTAGTACAGCAAGGTGGTGAACgtcaaacaagaaaaaaataattaaactttcaGGGTTTTACAATATTTTACAAAGGTACCTTTATCTCCTAATTGATAATCCTCCCATCTCAGCTCCTCGTGACTTTTATCTTTATAAACAGGCATTGCTGAAATTGACCCCAACTTTGCACCTGGCTGTCCACTCCCACTATCTGCATCAGTTGTAGGTGTGTAAGGAGCTACTCTACTTCCCCCACGTTGACCTCCAAAAGGAGACTGGCCGAGACTAGTGCTTCCAAATGCTGGGGCAGAAGATTGACTTCCTGCATGAGAAATCAAATTCAATTTTATGTGCACATGCTCGCGCAAGAATCAACTTGCACTAACAACATGGAAGGCCTATCAAACTATATATTTTGCCTAAACCATACAAATAATTTCAGTTTTTAGTGGATCATGAAGACTAATTACACACCGAAAGGAGAACTCTGGGCTCCAAATGAGGTTGTTCCAAATGGACTACTACCAAATGCTGGCGTTGATTGGCCAAAAGCTGGGCTAGACCCAAAGCTGAACGATGGAGTAGAAGATGCTCCAAAAGCAGGAGTGCTTGAACCCCCAAAAGCAGAACTTGAAGCTCCAAAAGCAGGAGTTGCGGAAGTGCCAAACGCAGGTGAGCTTGATGCCCCAAATGTACCTCCAGTTCCAAAAACTGGGGCATTAGACACACCAAATGCAGTTCCAGTGCTCCCAAATGCTGGACTTCCAGTTGAACCAAATGCAGGGGTGCTCGTGGCATCAAATGCGGGGGTACTTGAGGCACCAAACGCAGGGGTGCTTGTGGCACCGAAACCTGGAGTGCTTGAGGCGCCAAACGCAGGGGTGCTTGTCGCACCAAAAGCCGGGCTACTAGTGGAACCAAAGGCAGGACTAGAACCAAACGCTGACTGAGTTGAACCAAACGGTGTGGAGGAACCAAATATACCACTACCAAATGCAGGTTGTGATTGCTGATTTGTGCTTCCAAAAGGATTTGATTGGGTGGGACTTGACCCAAAGCCAAATGCAGGCTTCTGACCAAAAACAGAAGACCCTATCCGAAACAAAGTCAAAAGACACCAAGTTACCCAAGAGCTAATGATTAAAAAGTCGACACATATAATTAAAAGCTGATTACCATAAATTAACATACAAGGAAATAGAAGTGCCCCTCATGATCACATTTAAGGCCTAATTGAAAATGTGCTATGTTTTTTAGAAAGTCTCTTACTAATAAACACTAAATTTTTCTATCTCCATGAAATAAAAGTGCAATTAATTGTAATATTGATACACATATGAATGCATTTATTTGTATAATAATGCCATGACCTACACATATTTGGTATTGGAATGCTACCATTAAAGCATCACAAAATATGAATGATCTACACATTACTCTAAAGTCAGAAGAGAATTCATACAGGTAACTAAACAACCCTAACAAAGTAGATTAATAGTGACTCTTCCTTGAAGATATcagttgaattttagaatttttatgtaTGACAATCATATTATCAATATATCAACAGAACCAATATGCAATGAACCGAATGAAGGATAACTTAATCataataatagaaaagaaaaagacatACAGACTCTTACCACCAAAAGATGATGATGAACTGCCAAAAGTGGGAGTAGATGAACCAAAAGCTGGAGATGAAGAGGCACCAAAGGCAGTTGTTGAGGAGAAGGGAGAAGAAGATTGGGCCGCACCAAACACTCCAGTAGAAGTACCTCCAAATACCGAACCCCCTGTTTGGGAACCAAAAGGGTTTGGACTACTGAAGGAAGGTTTAGGTGCAAATGGATTGCTACTTGCACTGGTCTGCCCAAAAACAGATTGGGATGCAAATGGGCTACTTGATGATTGCCCAAAAGCTGTTGAAAAGAGTTTCTGACAGTTAACTTAATTGTTTAAAAAGATTCTTAAGTAATAAcaaatttattctaaaaaatgATGAAGTGTAAAGCAGgttaaaggtatatatatatacatatatatatagcaaatAACAGAGAATGAATATTGACCGGTAACAGTTACCAAGGAACAGAACACCAACAACATACTGGTAAACACTTTTGGTGTGATGAAGTGCAGtagtattttataaataaataaataaaaaggcaCCAATGAAGGAAGAAGAATTAGAAGATAACAATGATCTGTGCATATCACGGATGCAACATGTAAATGCTTCTTGCATAATTAAGCTAATCTTCAATCTGAAAACCAATCAAACTCCTGAATTTCACAATGGCTACTTTTAAAAAGGAACGGAAGAAATTATGCATTCATCGAAACAACAGCTCAACATGTAAAATCAGAATATGATTTCAACGGGAAAGAGTGAAAGGTAAGAGAAAGTCTCACGATTAGTTGTACCAAACATCTTCGTCTACGTAGTTATTTACTCCACAGGTCCTTGATCTCAAACTGAGAAAAGAAAACGAAGCAGAAAGCTGATTTAAACAAACATGGAAACTAGAACcagtaatgaataaataaattcaacTAAATCCATActaaaacatgaattaatattgcgaaaaataaatcaaatgcggCAAACGTGATACCCCGAACCAAACTCGGGATCCGTTTCTTCGATCAAAAGAATCCATCATTCAGTAACGATTGAAAAGGCGTTTCAACcgtttcatttaattttatccCTCCAATTCATTTACTTAAAACTAAATACACAggcacatatatataaaaataaatagtcAAAGAGGGAAAGAAGATATACCGGGAAAAAAAAAGGTGTTCAATAGCAATTATATGTACTTTCCAATTGTGAAACCTGTTATTAAAGAtgaccaaaaaaagaaagaatcagCATGTATTATGAAGCAGTTTATGCAGTGGAAGTGCGAGtgagaaaagatgataaattaggGTTTGGGAGAGGGGGAACCTTTTAGGACGGATCTGAATCCAGAGGTTTGTTTATTGCGTGGGAGAATCAGAAAAGAAAGGGTGTGAAAGAAGAAGGGAGAGAAGAAGACCCACGATGGCCAAAACAACCAAACCAAGCGGAAATCATACCGGGAGCAAGGAGAAAAGCTTTGTAGGATCGGGTGATCCACGTAGCTTTGTTAGTTTGTGTAACCGGAAAAAGACATTATTTAGTGTCTAAATTagtaaaaaccaaaaattttaattttcatccaACTAAAACTCTATtttgacatatatatattttaattttaattatatacattttattacttcaatcaattatatatttctattaatttgtatatttatatatctgTAATTTCTATACACAAACTCGTGTGATATAATatctaatattaaatttataattttttataatattaatttttgtttaaaaaatttaaagtattatttgataaattaaaaaattaagtattgaaaatttaaatactgaatttaaattataaaatattttaaaatattacttaaaattaattatgaaatataattaaattatttgataaatatatttttaaattataaaaaataaaattttaaattttagccttaatttttaaacatttcactttattctaaacaaaaatcaaattttaaagcaaattttttacataataatataatattaaaataaataaaataaaatagaattaattgaaaatattctccattaaattttaaatagctcttatttacttattatttgtcacacttttttatataaaaattcttttaggttttattttgaattattatacatgcataaaatattaaatttcaattgatttaatttttttcaatgatCTATCAAATAAGGTTTAATTTAGAAtcagttatttaattttaaaatatttaaatattaaaaaatataaaaattcatcatgatttaaataatattattaataatttcttacaagttattcatttcatatacatggataaattaatttattttaattttaaaattgctaaaattataattttgtatttatttttgctctactttaatttgtaattaactcttattatatttgaaaaatataaatttaatttgataaattttattaatatgtgtttttttaaactatattttaaggCTAACAATTTAATATTCATTGTCGAAACTACTTTTTTGAAAAgatcgactttttattttaaaaatgaaaatgagagtcgccaccattctttttttaataaggtatattttgatttattaaaaaacgattttggtctacgaaattcaagaaaatgggttcgggagttggttacttGCGTGGAAGGAAtttattaattaatgtcttaatgtcaaaaatttgaaaacttgaaagaatttacaATACGATTCatgtttttattaatgttaatttaaaaaaatggttgaataaattgaaaagaatgtCAAAGACCCTCTCGTCTTGAGATAACAAATGTcgcatcccgtaagttaggacactgcATTTTGAACCCTCAAGAATAAGcttgcttttaaaattttttatttaaatttcacgtattttaattgtaaaaggatatttggctatttaggtttaacgagaaaatcgaaaccctaTAAGTTAAGATACGATTTCTCGAATCTCTAAAATACGAAATGTTgcctatttttaaaagttttttttttgaatttgggtGAAAATTAAtgcaatatttaaaaatttgtatatgaataaaatattgtaCCAATGAATAACAACAATATGAAAATGCTCATAAATAATTCCTAGTACATATAATGgcaataatcacataatatcacTTTAGTACCAATACAATCAAttaaagaaagataaaataaaataaacaacaaataGTTTCaatgataacaaaaataaaataggcACCAAACAAgacaaaatcattttttaaaatataatatgacaagtgaacaaataaataaatacaatagataataataataataataataataataataataataaccgaATAGATAAATGGGtaccaaatgaaaaataaaataaaaccaaaaataaagaacaaataaaaagctaaataaaataaaataaataaataaataaaataataatagactTAAATGTAACCCAAATTAAATCAATAGGATAGATTAAAGGACTAATTAGCAAGGCGCGAAAACAAACAGGGACTAAATAGGCAAATAACCCAATTCTCCTAGACACGCGTCCCTTCTCTAGGAGATCAgtgagctaaggactaaattgaaacacgTAAAAGTTCagtggccaaattaaaaaaaaaatgaaaataggactaaattaaaacaacccaaaaatGCGAAAGGACTAGGGGCGTAAATAGCCTAAAAATTGAAAACATGCGGATCCCccttggagcgggtcgggtcgcgcgcaGATTGGTTTTAAACGACTCCCTTTTGGGCGTTTGGGAGCTGAGTGAAACAGCGTCGTTTCActaggctatttaagccaaaatttcttcaaaaaaaatctcatttctcttctctttttttttttaaaaaaaaagaattccccttttatctcaaaatttcttcCTTTCTCTGGCCTAGGATTTTGGCAAGTCCCACAGCAGCCACCGGTCGCCGGCGACTGGCTTCGCCGCTCCCGGTGGCCAGAAAATGccaaatataccatttttatCCCTTTTTTAGCCTAAGTTTAGATCCAAGGGTGAAAACcctaaaaaaggaagaaaaggttCGGCCCACGCCCTTTATGACCTCTCGTGTGCCTTCTTCGAAGCCTGAATGAAACCCCAAAAAGTTTTTAGGGTTTTCGTGACAGAAGAAACCTCCGATGATGGATATGTACAAAGGAAGCGGGTAAGTTTCAAcacctttcccttttctttatattttaattataaaataaatttgtaaaaaatgataaataaaaaatcacctttaaagattaaaatttgatttctaaCTTTTCTTTGATTTTGCTCTTTGTTTTGATTACTCTGGTGTGCGTAAAAAAATACAAGTAATTTATGTGACCTATTTTATAGCCGAAATACAagattcttttttgttttctttgcttttgtttgctactgtttctttttttcttcgtTGTCCTCTGCTTTACGTGTTGCAAGTGGTGGCAGAGAAGCGTCAGACGCGTGTGGAGAGGCAGCAGCAAGCGCGGTGCCAGGGATAGGCCTAAAGTTCGGCGACTAGGGTTTCTACCCTTTCTTTTTTGCTGAAAATGTTAAGATTATGGGCTTATTgggctagggttaattttgtgCTATGGGTTTTTGTTGTATTTTGGACCATTTGTTTTGTAATTTGGACTGTTTTATATGGACTATTaagatttattttggtttttatttttgtttatttttgggtcttgggcccgggctaaattggcccaTTACAACTGCCCTTCTTTGCTCAGTGTTGTGTAACGAGAATGTAGCAAAAACTTCAAAAAGGACCAATTTTTCCTGGTCTTACcgaatcttgacttctttggtgcttcttttcttcaagtagcctcatttcatcccactgcatcttcaggggtataggaattaGTGCTTGGATCTACcccactataacttcagggagattAGTCTCACATCtacaatctgctccactgtaacttcagggagataagatttgtaactcgtagatttaatctgttccaccacaacttcagggaaataagatttgcatcttcaatatgctccactgtaacttcagggagataagatttatgggctcaatctgttccactgcaacttcagggagataagatttgtggctctaatctgctccactgcaactttagagaaaTAAGATttatggcttcaatctgctccactgcaactttagagagataaggtttgtggcttcaatctgctccactgcaacttcagagagataagattcgccacgATGACTTAAATTCGTCCCATTGTAACTTCAGGGGTGCAGGATTTGTGGTTTTACTAATCTGTTATGccattctctagggaacatgacatGTAAAATCCATTTTATGGGCCTATCTTTATGTCTAGTGATTGGGATGTTATgatcaaatgaatcaaatgctcttaactagatatgtatgaatgatgtttgcatgaatgcagaatgtcattcatttttttagaataatccccttttaatgcttaggttaacaCTGCTCGTTGTTCaccaaggttctatcactgatgtatTACCCTGCCTTCTTATTCAGCTGGTATCTTTGATCGAGAACCTGAAAAAATAATCACcaatttagattattttttcCAAGTATTTTCAACTCTTAAATCTGGTTAGTTCTGACTAGTGGTCCTATTTTAgatccttgtactatttagaaaattttttagagCAATATGAAGAAatccttttacttgaatattattagtccattagtcgttattttaatgaaaaatgcttgaaaaatatcGTAACAATGGACAAGATTGAAATTGATTGGAAGGAGggcttgaaatgaataaattaatcaaagataaCAAATACTGTTAAAATACAATATGAATAAGATGAAAACTAGGTGCtccagatatcgtagcatgagcttctctgcacaaacttCTCGAGGACCATTTTGAGCCTGATATGTGTCTAAGAGATCCTGAGTATTTTGTTGATGCCCTAAGATGTAACGTTCCACCTCATTGTTAATTTTGAGAAGACAAGATTACCACATACCCCCTtttcgatcaaaatttgaattgccctttcctgggttttcaactcaaaacccctttggtcttaaAGCGCCCTTTGTGAGTTTTCGCCTTAGCCTCTcttttttttaggtgaagtacttcttgactgaatccTAATTTATAGGATTAGGTAGGTTTTTGCCATCCATCTAGGTCAAAATTAGCGCTCCTCCAGAAAATACCTTCTTTACcatataaggtccttcccaatttggcatccatttccctctgaaatccttttgtatgaGCAGGATCATTTTCAATACTAGGTCCCCCTCATGAAATTCCCTGGGGTGAACcttcttgtcataagctcgcatcattcgcttttggtacatctaACTATGATGAATAGCTTTAAGCCTTTTTTCTATAATCAAATTCAGCTGATCATATCAAGACCGAAtctattctgcttcatctaactttagttttgacaaaactcggagagagggaatcTCAACCTCAATGGGCagaactgcctccattccataaaccaatgagaaataCGTTGCCCCGGTGGAAGTTCTGACAAACATTCGATAAGTATAGAGgacaaatggtaacttctcatgccaatctttataagtctcagttATTTTCCCCAtgatcttcttaatgttcttattggctacgtccaccgcaccattcatttttgggcgatatggtgacgagttgtggtgcttgatcttaAATTGGCTATAGACCTTCGCTTTCGTGCTGTTGTTCACATTCAATATATTGTTAGATATAATCATGTCCAGCATCCCATACTGACATATGATctattttttcaagaatttgctgactgccGACTTTTGGCGTAAGAAGTGGCCTCTACCCATTTGGTAAAGTAATAAATGACCACGAAGATGAATCGATGCCTATTAGAAGCTTTAGGTGAGATCAAttcaatgacatccatgccccacatggaaaaaggCCATGAAGAAGTCAAGACATGAAGAGGTGAAGAAGGCACATGAATtgtgtctccataaatttggcacttatgacatctcttggcgtaactaatacaatctccttccatggtggaccaataatacctgaatctcatgatttgcct encodes:
- the LOC107951188 gene encoding nuclear pore complex protein NUP98A isoform X5, with amino-acid sequence MFGTTNPFGQSSSSPFASQSVFGQTSASSNPFAPKPSFSSPNPFGSQTGGSVFGGTSTGVFGAAQSSSPFSSTTAFGASSSPAFGSSTPTFGSSSSSFGGSSVFGQKPAFGFGSSPTQSNPFGSTNQQSQPAFGSGIFGSSTPFGSTQSAFGSSPAFGSTSSPAFGATSTPAFGASSTPGFGATSTPAFGASSTPAFDATSTPAFGSTGSPAFGSTGTAFGVSNAPVFGTGGTFGASSSPAFGTSATPAFGASSSAFGGSSTPAFGASSTPSFSFGSSPAFGQSTPAFGSSPFGTTSFGAQSSPFGSQSSAPAFGSTSLGQSPFGGQRGGSRVAPYTPTTDADSGSGQPGAKLGSISAMPVYKDKSHEELRWEDYQLGDKGGLQPAAQATGGIGFGASPVSTNPFGSSTFGQTSANPFSSSSTNPFSLKPPSFNSTGFATSTTTSNPFQPTSSSLFGQASSTSLFSSSSTPTFGTGSSLFGSSVTPFSSSPSIFGTGAAPATTSAFAPGINFGSSQTSPLFNSSPAIGQTGNAFGQMTSTFGQNTSNFGQTSIFNTPSTGFSGNMFSSSLSLAPSSNPAAFGPTTPSFASPFQPAQTGGAFSFSNFGQTQPGGGSGIFGQNNIGLSYVSATQTAAVVQPGTIINPYSTLPAMPQMSIGQAGTAPSVQYGISSMPVVDKPAPARISPLLTSRYLSQRRIRLPARKYYPNNNGPKVPFFNNDEETPNTPKADAGFIPRESPRALIIRPTESWPSRASAEKASPLKVTSAAVHENENPAENGHVKERIHPVKGNQKANGVHDDHSAQKESCMTLNGHRAGEAAIVYEHGADIEALMPKLRRSDYYTEPRIQELAAKERAEPGYCRHVKDFVVGRHGYGSIKFLGETDVRRLDLESLVQFNNREVIVYMDDSKKPPVGQGLNKPAEVTLLNIKCFDKKTGQQYTDGPKIEKYKEMLKRKAKDQGAEFISYDPIKGEWKFRVNHFSRYKLEDEDGVKMWGVADS